From Vitis vinifera cultivar Pinot Noir 40024 chromosome 14, ASM3070453v1, a single genomic window includes:
- the LOC100257009 gene encoding THO complex subunit 4D: MATSLDMSLDDIIKRSNSERVRGRGRARRGRGPIGGSFNGGRMSGIPPRRGPLRVNARPSSYAIAKSSRRTKIPWQHDLFEDSLRAAGLPGLEAGTKLYISNLDYGVTNEDIRELFSEIGDIKRYAVHYEKNGRPSGSAEVVYTRRSDAFAAVKRYNNVLLDGKPMKIEIIGSDSDMPVSARVNVIGGVNGKRRRTVVMTPGVGHARGSTAINRSSSRRGRGGLSNGRGRGRAGSRGRGRGRGRKQPVEKSAVELDKELDNYHAEAMHT, translated from the exons ATGGCTACTTCCTTGGATATGTCACTTGATGATATAATAAAGAGGAGTAACAGCGAGAGAGTTAGAGGACGGGGTAGAGCTCGCCGTGGTCGAGGGCCAATAGGAGGGTCTTTTAACGGTGGAAGAATGTCAGGAATTCCTCCTCGTAGAGGTCCTCTTAGGGTGAATGCTCGGCCATCATCTTACGCAATTGCCAAG TCATCCCGCAGAACCAAGATTCCATGGCAGCATGATCTGTTTGAAGATAGCCTTCGAGCTGCAGGGTTGCCAGGTTTAGAAGCTGGCACAAAGTTGTATATTTCCAACCTGGACTATGGTGTGACCAATGAAGATATAAGG GAACTTTTCTCTGAGATTGGAGACATAAAAAGATATGCAGTTCATTATGAGAAAAATGGACGCCCAAGT GGTTCAGCTGAAGTAGTTTATACCAGAAGAAGTGATGCATTTGCTGCTGTTAAACGATATAATAATGTTCTTTTGGATGGAAAACCTATGAAGATTGAAATTATAGGAAGTGATTCAGACATGCCTGTTTCTGCTCGTGTGAATGTAATTGGAGGGGTAAATGGAAAGAGGAGAAGGACAGTTGTTATGAC GCCTGGAGTGGGTCATGCCAGAGGCTCCACTGCAATCAATCGTAGTTCTAG TCGAAGGGGTCGTGGGGGTTTGAGCAATGGCCGTGGGCGTGGCCGTGCTGGTAGTCGGGGTCGTGGGCGTGGCCGTGGGAGGAAGCAACCTGTTGAGAAATCAGCTGTTGAACTCGACAAAGAACTGGACAATTACCATGCTGAAGCCATGCACACTTGA
- the LOC100262118 gene encoding uncharacterized protein LOC100262118, producing the protein MSLSCGVECVLLVGCSRWAWKRCTYIGSDDSSSWPLATPEEFEPIPRVCRLILAVYESDLNHPQYSPPGGYRVKPEWVVKRVTYEQTQGHAPPYLIYADHDNHEIVLAIRGLNLVKESDYKLLLDNRLGMQMFDGGYVHHGLLKSATWLLAQESETLERLWVDNGRCYRMVFAGHSLGSGVAALLTVIVVNHRDRLGDVPRSLVSCYALAPARCMSLNLAVKYADVIHSVILQDDFLPRTPTPLEDIFKSIFCLPCLLFGVCLRDTFIPEGRKLRDPRRLFAPGRMYHIVERKFCRCGRYPPEVRTAIPVDGRFEQIVLSCNATSDHGIIWIEREADKALQRMKEMSSETRTTAPKIQKLERLQTIEKEHKDALERAVSLKIPHATTDIEDKEESSLEKSAEACQDEIEDASQSKSAETGRETSWDEVVKKLYKRNESGKLLLKSDTDAPK; encoded by the exons aTGTCGTTATCTTGTGGGGTGGAGTGTGTGCTGCTGGTAGGTTGCAGCCGTTGGGCATGGAAGCGCTGCACCTACATAGGGTCAGATGATAGCAGCAGCTGGCCGCTGGCCACCCCGGAGGAGTTCGAGCCCATTCCTCGCGTCTGCCGCCTCATCCTGGCCGTCTACGAATCCGACCTCAACCACCCACAGTACTCCCCACCAGGGGGGTACAGGGTGAAACCAGAGTGGGTTGTGAAGCGTGTCACCTACGAGCAAACCCAGGGCCACGCCCCTCCCTACCTCATCTACGCCGACCACGACAACCATGAGATCGTGCTGGCCATCCGGGGTCTCAATCTCGTCAAGGAGAGCGACTACAAGCTCCTCCTTGACAACCGCTTGGGTATGCAGATGTTCGACGGGGGCTATGTTCATCACGGCCTCCTCAAGTCCGCCACTTGGCTGCTCGCCCAAGAATCCGAAACCCTAGAGCGTTTGTGGGTGGACAATGGGCGTTGCTACAGGATGGTGTTTGCGGGACACTCACTGGGGTCGGGCGTGGCGGCCTTGTTGACGGTGATCGTGGTCAATCACCGCGACCGCCTTGGAGATGTTCCCAGGAGTCTCGTAAGCTGCTATGCGTTGGCCCCCGCCAGATGTATGTCCCTCAATTTGGCCGTCAAGTACGCCGATGTTATTCATTCTGTCATCTTGCAG GACGATTTCTTACCAAGGACACCCACCCCCTTGGAAGAtatttttaagtcaattttttg CTTGCCCTGCTTATTATTTGGGGTTTGCCTGAGGGATACCTTTATTCCAGAAGGTCGGAAGCTTAGAGATCCCAGAAGACTATTTGCACCTGGCCGCATGTATCACATTGTAGAAAGAAAGTTTTGCAG ATGTGGAAGGTATCCACCAGAGGTCAGAACTGCCATTCCTGTTGATGGAAGGTTTGAGCAAATCGTTTTATCATGCAATGCCACATCTGATCATGGAATTATCTGGATTGAAAGAGAAGCAGATAAGGCTTTACAA AGAATGAAGGAGATGAGCTCCGAGACCAGAACAACTGCTCCAAAAATACAGAAACTAGAGAGGTTACAGACAATTGAAAAAGAACACAAGGATGCATTGGAAAGAGCTGTGAGTTTGAAAATACCTCATGCCACGACCGACATAGAAGATAAGGAGGAAAGCTCACTGGAGAAGAGTGCAGAAGCTTGCCAGGATGAGATTGAAGATGCCTCACAAAGTAAATCAGCAGAGACTGGTAGAGAAACCAGCTGGGATGAAGTGGTTAAAAAGCTTTACAAGAGAAATGAGTCTGGGAAACTACTTCTAAAGAGTGATACAGACGCCCCCAAATAA